The DNA window CATTTTGTTGACATAGATTGTCTTCATAATACCCTGAAAATGATAACAGACCATGACCTAGTTATCTGTGAGCAGTGTTTGAAATGCAACCAGAGAATTGGATTTGCATAGGAGCACATAAAAATTAGAGATCCACATGTCTGAACCATGGCATAGAAATCAAGCTTCTTGTACTACTACAAATATACTACTGGTATTATATTAGTACCACCATTATGTTTTTATGATATTTCTTGGTTCATACCCCTCTTGATGAGTTTCATCCTAGCCTGCCCAACTTGTCCTTAATATCAGGGGCTAATGgcagaaccaccaccaccactattaTCTTTTATacggtactctctccgtttcataatgtaaaactttctagtattgtccacattcatataaatgttaattaatctatacacacatatatgtctagattcattaacatctatatgaatatgggtaatgctagaaagttttacattatgaaacggtggaagtagtatagatatatattttctaaGACCGACATAACCTTTTTTCTTATTGTTGTTGCTATACCTGCTCTATGCCCATCATGGAGGTTGGCTCAAACCAAACATAGCAGATGGGATTAGGCTTCTTCTTCAGTAATACGCGTAGCTCATCCTCGCATATGCACTCCTCCGCAATGCTCCTCAGAAGTGCAAATTTCTCATCAAATCCCATCTCCATGGTATCCCTATAAAACAAAGACCAAATTCACATGTGATGTCATTACTACAACTTGAGGGGAAACATTACGATTTGTAAATTTTCCCTGATCGGTCGTCAATCAATATCGTGGCCTGGGACAGTTGAACTCTAGAATATAATAAGTGGGGAATTTGAGTATTTGCCCGCCCCTAAATTCGTCGCATGTTTAGGTTTAAACCCCCAAAAGGATGAAACTGATGATTTGCcatattttgaagaaaaaaaaatctttttccCAAAACCCTTTTCCAATGCGAAAAGACCATGTTCCTGCTGAAAGGAGAGGATAGAGGGCGTACCGACGGAGAGGGAGACAGCGTCGTGAAGGGGATAGGAAAGCGGCTCCTGTGTAGGGAGaagacggcggcagcagcagcgtacGGACAGATGGCGTTGGCGGCGTAGGAAGAAATTACGAGGAAGAAATTTGGTTAGGTCGACGGCTGGTTGGACCGGCTTGCTTTAGACTTGGAGTTTTTCTTTTAGTGGgctccatgccattataatttattagttttttaaaaaatatcattactactcgttccatcctaaaatataagcattttaaaAAGTTGAGGCTGAATGATGTCTGTTTTATGGTTTAAGATGGTAATTTACACCGCTGCtatagtttaggggtgtaaTTCGGATTATTTCCTATTTTCAACTTGTAAAGCAAACTTTCCTCGGTTGTGTGGGACATCGATACCAGTGCGtggtgtagttttttttttctttttaactttttactactatattcaatgaaactTCACGCTATCTAACTGGCGgttcgttaaaaaaataaagctaaCATAATGGCATTAAATATTGACAGATTTTATAAGGTCAAAAATTGTTGCCCGTGCAATAGCAGGCTGCTATATACGTGCCAACTTTGATGGATTGATCGACCATCAATCAACCAAACTAATAATATATATTCTCAACCCACCATATATATTTATTCATAGACGTGTATAACTATACATATGAGGCCATATGTTGCTGCTGCGTATAGTGTATCTTGATACGTTATttatgtatgagtcggtttttaagtccgtttgattttgaaaatacaaatctATATTTGAGCCGGGTTTTaggttcgcttttggaaatacagaagaaGTCGTataagatatatttttaaaaaactcgcatgctaacttgagatgatcaggCTCTtaattgcagcttatgattttctaacaaGTATATACCCAAGTGAATTTCCACattgaatttcatcttaactaaattatataacaataataagattataaTAACATTCACCCGTTACAAtgcataaacatttttttatagtattattaagaaaaacatgtacTCTAAAAAAAGCATGGAGTACGTGGTAGTGAGGTGTGAGATATTGTCCGAATGGGTGTCCGGATATGATTCCAACATGATTTCTATTTTTATAGggtagcaattttttttaccaagtttgagtataattaatttctctctataTTTTGTCTTTACTTAATACTTATAGGTATCCAATCAACCTCAACCGTTATAATATAGGCTCATCATGatctaatattttagatttttttctctattttttttctattaaagtAGGAATTTCTATCCTCCATAGCGAATGCGGTGTTTTCTTCCAAAGctatcttaataatataataataataataatagattgCCGAATAGGGAGGCAGCAACATGAAAGCGTAAGAAGAATACGTCAAGTCCACACGAAAGCGGTATTCGATGGGGACAAACCAGGATAAGGCGAACTTTCCGGCGGGAAGCCAAGCCGAGCTCTCCCGCCTCTCCCACGGCCAcagccatggcggccgccgccgccgccgcgaaaccCAACCTTCTTCTTCCAATCTCCGTGGCTATCCCCTCTTCTAGGGTTTCTCTTCCCACCGGCCTCGTATGCAGCGCACGGTCCCCGCCGCCACGCCtcagggccgccgccgccgccgccgccgcctcccaggCCCTAACGTCGCCTGTCGCGGCGGAGACTCCGGAGGCGAAGCAGATGCGGGTAGAGACGGAGGCCGCCCTGGAATGGGGCGGCGTGTGCGCGCGGCTGGCCGGgttcgcctccaccgccgcggggCGCGCCGCCTGCGGAGAGGGGCGGGTGCCCGTCGGGCGGAGCCGGGAGGAGAGCGAGCGGCTGCTCGaacagacggcggcggccgcgctgcTGCCTGCTCCGCTGGATTTCGGCGGCGTGGAGGACGtgtccgccgccatcgccgcggcgGCTGGGGCCCGGCTGCTTGCGGTGAGGGAGATATGTGGAGTCGGGCGCAGCATCCGTGCCGCACGCAGGGTGTTCGACCAATTGAAGACGCTCTCAGAGGAGACACCAGATGGAAGGAGGTGAGGAAGTTGCTTCCTCGAACTGAATTTCGTAGCACTGAGCTAAACTGAATGCATAATTTCGAGTTAATGATTGTAACTGTAAGTGTAACTTTGATTAGCACTCCTGTCCTGCAGCTACACTCCTCTTCTGGATATAATGCAAGACTGTGACTTCTTGACAGAACTTGTGCAACGGATAGAGTTTTGCCTTGATTATACTCTTTCTGTGGTCCTTGATCGGGCCAGCGATAAACTAGCAACAATCcgcaaggagaggaggaagaacattGATATGTTAGAATCTCTGTTGAGAGATACATCCACAAAGATCTTCCAGGGTGGTGGGATTGATAGCCCTGTTGTCACTAAGCGCCGTTCTAGGATGTGTGTCGGTGTTAAAGCTTCACACAAGCATCTGGTTCCTGGTGGAATTGTTTTGAGTTCCAGTGGCTCTGGCGCAACATATTTTATGGAGCCAAGGGACGCCATCAGGCTGAACAACATGGAAGTAAAGCTCTCAGGTGATGAAAGAGCTGAAGAATTAGCAATATTGGGTCTACTTACTTCAAGCATAGCTGACTCCGAAATGAAGATCAGGCATTTGATGGGGAAAATATTGGAACTTGACCTGGCTTGTGCCAGAGGTTCATACGCTTTATGGATAAATGCTGTGAGGCCAGCCTTTACTGACAGGGATAGTGATACTCAACTGAATCCAAATAGTGAATGCTCAGTTTTTATCGAGGGCATTCAGCATCCTTTACTTCTTGAACAGTCTCTTAGTATGGTAAAAGAATCAACCGGAGTAGGGAAAGGACAGCTTTCTGATGAACATCTTGTCTCTCCAATGCCTATTCCTCTGGACATGCAGGTGAGAAACGATACTAGGATAATTGTGATCTCTGGACCCAACACTGGAGGCAAAACTGCCACCATGAAGACGTTGGGGTTGGCCTCTCTGATGTCAAAGGCTGGAATGTTCTTCCCAGCCAAAGGAACCCCTAGGCTTCCATGGTTCGATCAAGTTCTTGCAGATATCGGTGATCACCAGGTAGTCTCTGTCTTTTGAAGAGAATTTCTCTAATCAATTGGGGATGCTTATTGATGCAAACTCTTTTCTGGATTGAAGTCGCTGGAGCATAGCCTCTCTACCTTCAGTGGGCACATATCACGTCTTCGCAAGATTGTACAAGTTGTGTCAAAAGATTCTCTGGTTCTTATTGATGAGATCGGCAGTGGTACGGATCCGTCAGAAGGTGTAGCCCTTTCAACAAGCATCTTGAAGTATCTTGCTAGTAGGCTTAATCTGGCCATTGTGACAACTCATTATGCTGATCTAAGTCGTCTGAAAGCTGTTGACGATCGATTTGAGAATGCTGCAATGGAATTTTGTTTGGAAACTCTGCAACCAACATATCGGATCTTATGGGGCAGTACTGGTAATTCAAATGCATTGAGTATTGCCAAGTCCATTGGTTTTGATCAGAAAGTGCTTGCTCGTGCACAAGAATGGGTTGAGAAACTTTTGCCTGACAAACAGAAGGAACGCCAAGGTTTACTGTATGGTTCTTTGCTAGATGAAAGAAAACTACTGGAGTCTCAGGCAAATGAAGCAGCATCTGTTCTTTCAGACGTTGAGAGACTGTACAATGAGGTTCATCTCTTTTACTCTATTGATCTGCTTTTGACTTTTCCACAGTATTTATGTAGAAGGATCCTCTTTGATGATTTTACTTGAAATCTTACTTAATAATATTTTGATATGAAGATTCGCTCTGAAGCTGATGACCTGGATAGTCGAGTAGCAGCTTTAAGGGCAACAGAGTCTGAAAAGGTGCAACAAGAGTTAAAGTTTGTGAAGTCTCAGATGGACCAAATAATCAAGGACTTTGAATCTCAACTCAAGAAT is part of the Oryza glaberrima chromosome 4, OglaRS2, whole genome shotgun sequence genome and encodes:
- the LOC127769446 gene encoding uncharacterized protein LOC127769446 — translated: MAAAAAAAKPNLLLPISVAIPSSRVSLPTGLVCSARSPPPRLRAAAAAAAASQALTSPVAAETPEAKQMRVETEAALEWGGVCARLAGFASTAAGRAACGEGRVPVGRSREESERLLEQTAAAALLPAPLDFGGVEDVSAAIAAAAGARLLAVREICGVGRSIRAARRVFDQLKTLSEETPDGRSYTPLLDIMQDCDFLTELVQRIEFCLDYTLSVVLDRASDKLATIRKERRKNIDMLESLLRDTSTKIFQGGGIDSPVVTKRRSRMCVGVKASHKHLVPGGIVLSSSGSGATYFMEPRDAIRLNNMEVKLSGDERAEELAILGLLTSSIADSEMKIRHLMGKILELDLACARGSYALWINAVRPAFTDRDSDTQLNPNSECSVFIEGIQHPLLLEQSLSMVKESTGVGKGQLSDEHLVSPMPIPLDMQVRNDTRIIVISGPNTGGKTATMKTLGLASLMSKAGMFFPAKGTPRLPWFDQVLADIGDHQSLEHSLSTFSGHISRLRKIVQVVSKDSLVLIDEIGSGTDPSEGVALSTSILKYLASRLNLAIVTTHYADLSRLKAVDDRFENAAMEFCLETLQPTYRILWGSTGNSNALSIAKSIGFDQKVLARAQEWVEKLLPDKQKERQGLLYGSLLDERKLLESQANEAASVLSDVERLYNEIRSEADDLDSRVAALRATESEKVQQELKFVKSQMDQIIKDFESQLKNSELEQHNSLMRKAEAATASLAATHQPTDFTFGDEENESSYVPEIGDKVYVEGLGGGSMASVVETLGEDGSCMVQYGKIKVRVKGNEIKLVQRGTKDTSASSPVKAKGRTPKRSAAEANQDGNVSFGPVVQTSKNTVDLRGMRVAEASHELQMAIDGCRSYQVLFVVHGMGTGAVKECALGILRNHPRVAKFEDESPLNYGCTVAYIE